The following is a genomic window from Eubalaena glacialis isolate mEubGla1 chromosome 18, mEubGla1.1.hap2.+ XY, whole genome shotgun sequence.
CATTATAGGGTgattaaaaaatactgttaatGTGAAAATGATAATAGAAATATTCCATAAGAAGTTTCCTAAGTTTTTATGTAGGATTCTATTCCACTTTACCACTACAGTTAAAGTCTTGCAAAAGTCAGGGCTCAAATATTTCCCTTGGTGCACTTACTGTGCTTtacaaaaaaattacatacaggttgtgatttttttctgcttataGTTGTGGAGTGCTCTCTGAGGGGGTACTTTTTAGTGAAATGACAGGTTTTTTCACTCCTTTCAAGTCACCTTGAGGCTAGTATATTCTGGTTCCCAGCCTAGTGGCAGTAGTGACTCTCAGCTGGGAATGCCCAAGGCTTACCTGGAAAAGACACTTATACCTTCACCAGGGCCAACCAACACTGTGGCTGGGCCACCCCTTTCAGTTCTCTTAGTTTTTTGAAGTGCTTCCTACCTATGATCATGATAAGAGAACTGCAAGAGGTGGTAGGAAGCACTTCGAAACTATCAAACTTGAGGAACAAGACATTACTCACAGATCCTGGAGGGCACCCTGGGGGCATGCCACAGTGAGGTTGTGGGTGGAGGGAGCACGGACCTGAAGCTCTGCCTTTATTAGGGTCCAAGGAAGGATGGGGGTGTTCCACGGGTTCACCCTTCGCAACTTTACACCAGAAGGGTTGGGAATTAGGGTGTAGGAAGGAGAGTTCCTCACACTCTTGCACATACAGTACCTGAAAAATTTCCTGGCTGTGTGGAGCTGTGGTAGTAAAAACAATGCAACAGATGTGCACCATCAAGACACTTCAACTTGCCCTCATCTCTTCAATTGGTGGGGCAGTCAGCATGTTAAAGAGTTTGAGAGACCCAACAAACCACATCTAGAATGTTGCAAACTCTAGTGGAATGATGGGGGAACTTCAGAGAGGTAATATCTACCTACCTCTAGGTTAAGAAATTTATGAAACACAAAAGCTTTAAAGTGGGAAGTCTGAACACTGATATTGGAGCTATGAAAGATTTACATCTTAGAAATGGACTCTGAAGAGGTTTATGTGTTATATAATTCACTAATATAGTGGGGCTAGATGAAACAAGTTACCCctaacatgaaaaaaacaaaggagGCTTCATCGCCCGTTCctttccattgtgtatatacataaggctttatttgtaacagccgAAAATTGGAAACAAGCCAAAATGGCCATTAACAGAAAAGtgggtaaacaaattgtggtacatctagACAGGATATagtactcagctataaaaagaatgaagtatttaCATAagcaaacatttatgaatcagaaAATAATTATGCAGCATGGAGggaaaacacaatttttaaaaagtaaacataaaattctctgaAACAAACTAATTTACTGTGAAAGAGTAAATCAGTAATTGTGAGggcagaaagaaattttaaaagggtaTTCTCTGGTAGCCTAcaggttaggattctgggctttcactgccacgaCCCAGGCTTGATCCCccaagctgtgtggtgtggccaaaaataaaagggaagtaACTATGAATTACAGACATGATAACCATCAggattatttttaatggtttcatGGTTTTTACACTATGTCAAAACTAACCACACTGTACAATTTAaatcaattatatgtcaataaacctttgtaagaatttgtttaAATAGAAATctaatcccccccccccccatttttttcaTAACCAGAGGTTTAGAAAGCTTGGGAAGGGCAGCCCTCCAACAGGGGAAAAAGTATTCATAAAGATCATTTCTGAGTTGGCAGGAACAGCTGCTAGGTCACAAAAACTATATCTCTGGGCTTCAGGATCTCCCTTCTGtctattctcattttcttctctatgCAGCAGTATCCTTAGAGTGAACAGCCCCGAGGCTACACGAATATACAAAGCTTTATTTGCTCTGACAATGACTTGCAGCTACAGGAAGAACACAGCTATGGCATGTACACCTCATCCAACACAATGTAGCCACAGTCACAACATTTGTGGAGGCACCTTTAGAAGAGGCACACCTCTCTCACTGCCACAGCCTCCTCCAGTGCGTATGAATCACATCCAGTGTGTGTGAATTTAGGTTCCAGCCTCACCCCTGTCTTACAACCAACACCAGAAAACCCAACTCTAGACATGAAGGCACGTGATTCCTTTGCAGTACCTGGGGAACAGCTTCCCCACAGTAGTGCTCAGCATTATGTGATATCCTTGGGAAAAGGGAACTGATTTATACTTCTCACAGAGGCACTAGAGGTGCTTCCTCCCTTGAAAATTACTCCTCCTACTGTTCTGTAGAGAATGGGACAGAGACATCTGCCTTCCCTGATCACTGCAAGGGACATACATACTATTGGAACCTGGAAACTACTAAGTGGTAGAGGTGAGGCTTCTGCCACAGAAACTGGAAGGGACATAATTCAGGCAACGAAGCCAGCAGTAGAATATGCAAAGAGGATCCTAAAAGCTTTCCACAAACCTAGAACTCATGGGGAACCTTCCCATGCTGGATGCTCAGCTGTATGAGGTTCAATGTCAAGCAGATGGCTCCCTCACAAAGACACTCTAGTTCTAGTACACTGaaaacccatgttccctgtagGTCTCAGAGACCTTTAGATGAAGGTTTTCCCAACTTTGCTGCACAAATAAAATTTATCCAGGCTGTGAACTTCTGTTGAATTACAGACCATTGGCTGTAACTGGTTTTCTCCCAGTCACTGCATTCATGAGGTTATCTGGTGTGAAGTTTTCTGTGTTGAATGATGTGGGAGCTTTGACTAAAGGACTTCCCACATTCCCCACACTCATAAGGCTTTTCTCCTGTGTGTACTCTCCGATGCTGAATGAGGTTGGACTTTTGGCTAAAGGATTTCTCACACTCGTCACACTTATATGGTCTGgctccagtgtgaattctctggtGTTGATTAAGAGTGGAGCTGTGActaaaggatttcccacattccccacactcataaggcctttctccagtgtgaattcgCAGGTGCTGCACAAGTTTGCATTTGTAGCTGAAGGATTTTCCACATTCACTACATTTATAAGGCCTCGCTCCACTGTGAATCTTCTGGTGCTGAATGAGGTTGGAGCTTTGGCTAAAGGAATTCCCACACTCACCACACTTATAAGGCCTTGCTCCAGTGTGAACTCTCTGGTGTTTAATGAGAGTGGAGCTGTAGCTAAAGGACTTCCCACATTCGCCACACTCATAAGGTCTCACTTTAGTGTGAATTTGTAGGTGCTGCACAAGTCTTAATTTGTagctgaaggctttcccacattcattgcaCTTATAAGGCCTTGCTGCAGTGTGACTTCTGTGGTGTTGAATGAGTCTGTAGCTTTGGctaaaggatttcccacattcactgcactcataagaCCTTGCTCCTGTGTCAGGTCTCTGGCAATTAATAAGGATGGAGCTTTGGTTAAAGGGTTTCTCACAGTCATAGTAACTTTCTCTAGTGTGAAGTTGTCCTTCCTGAAAAAGCGTGTATTCATAGCTGAACAATTTCTCATACTCACTGTACTTGTAATGACTTTTTCCACTATGAAAGGACTCCACACACCTGGAGCTGCTGTGTGGCTTTGCCCCTTTGAGAGTGGCCTGATGCTGGAGAAGATTCAACATAGCCAGGAAATCCTTCCCGACTTCCTCGCAGGTGAAGGGCTTCCCTGAAACATGGAACCTGTAGGTCGTCACAAATGAGGCCCTATCTATGTCCCTTTTGAATGGCTTCTCATCATTGTGCTTCTGGTGCTGGTGATGGTTTGGACTGAACCAAAATTGTTTTCCACATGCCTCACAGGTGTATGATTTCTGCCCAGGATGCAATCCTTGGTACTCAGGCAGATACAAAATGTCTCTCCCAGCCATGACACACTTCTCACAGGGGTGAGTCTTCTGAATGGATGGATCTGGAGTTGGAGTCTTGCCCAGTGACATTTGTTCTACAGAAACACTCTGCACAGAAAATGCCTCCTCATCCTCCATTCCATACCAACAACCTGAAAGCACAGAAATGCTGGTGAAATGCATGTTGTCTTTGGTGGTGGGGGGGCAGCCCCAACACAAATGTGTCAGACACACCAAAGAATGAGGCCATTGGATTGTTTTCAATATGAGGTTGATGAAAGAGCTGCTTTGCAGTACCGGGACTCTAAGAAGTAGGGAGCCCTTGCAAGATGGAGGCTGTCAGAGTGGCATGCAGCACAGGAAGAAACATCTCCAATTCACTTCTCTGCCAACACCCTTCAGGAGGGCCTTGGCTGCTGATGACATTTGAGTGCTGCGTTCAAGTATCCAGGCCCAGGAAGATATGGTTGCAACTGACTACATGGTATTCAAAGTCTATTTAATGATATATGCATGCCTTGCAACACATTATGTGGGACCTAATCTTGGGGAACATTGTAGGGGGAACAGTAGAGAAAAGGTGACACATGAAGGTAGAAAGGTGGGGACAGCCAGGGACCCAGAGAAGAATCAGAAGTTATAGAAGTGTCCAGCGTAAGGAAGGAAAGGTAGAAATGAGGTGTGGTCACTGGCATCACCATCAACACACTGGTGGACACAGGACAGGTTCCGTATGATCTGAATACAGTCTTGATGTCATGCCCTCCGTCAGCTGCCATTCACCAAAGAGAGACCTGCTCTGAGCCCATCTCGCCATGGCTGGAGTCATGTCCATCCCAGCACTCTTCTTTCTGAACCCCAGCTGAACAACTGCCTGGGACCTAAGTCCTAAGGCAACAACAGGACAGGTGATGGACTAGCATTGGCCCAGAGAAATTCTGCATATTATAAGAATAGCCCAATGGGAATTCCCCTCCGTCCAGGGGTTAGGATTCTGCACTTGCACTGCCAagggcccaagttcaatccctggttggggaactaagatcccacaagccatggggcatggctaaaaaaaaaaaaagcccatcgtCCCCGAAGGTAATCAACATATTAGCAATGGCAACTGCTGGCACAGACAGGAAGAATGTcaacagaaaggagagagaaaaacctgGGCAGAGGAGCCATGGATCTAGACAGTTACCCAGCCAGGGAGAGGGCAAGTAAGGTGTGATCCATCAGGCTCACTGGGGCAGCACACCAGTGGCTGCAGGTTCAAGAAGAGGGCAGTCGCTCAGCCCAGCCCTGTCGACCACAGCACCCAGCCAGGGAACTGGGAAAGGAGGCAGAACCTACTGTTCAAATGTGAGAAGATCAGAGTCTAGCCCAAGGTACTGGGGTGGGTGCGAGGGCCTTACCCAGTGAGGTCACAAGTGCAAAGTTCTCCAGCATGACATCGTGGTACAggcatctctgagcctcatcaaGGAGCCCCCACTCCTCCCAGGAAAAGTACACAACCACGTCTTCAAAGGTCACACTACCCTGCCATGATGGGGAGAAATGAAATCACAAAAAGCCTCTCTCCCAAGGACCCACAACCCATCACCCACACATCTATCCCATGCTTACCCTCCTCCCAAGCTCTCCAACTCGGAGGCGACATCAGGCCCTGGTGCCAATAATGTCACTCTCTCCTCATGGTCCTGCCTGcagggccccaccagcccccaGCCAGGCCATATCCCTGGGATACCCCAGAGCGTACCTCCCAGGTGCAACCAAATGTAGACTCAACTTGCACTCTTAAGTCCCTAATACCAAGGATGTGGAATCATCAGCTCATGCTCCCTCTCCGTGTGCACATCTTTCTTAGCACCTCTTGCATCTATGCACCCCATAAGTGCATCCCCACAGCCACAGGAATTCCATTTGTCTCCCCGTTACTCATCATACAGCATCAAGAGTGCCCTGCTACTACAGACCTCTGCAGGACCCCACCTCCTGCTAcggctaccataacaaagtaccacatagTGGctagcttaaacaacaaaaatttgttttctgacAGTTcaagtgttggcagggttggttgcGTTTACAGTCTCAATCCTTGGCTTACTGATGGCTGTCATCTccctgtgacttcacttggtcttccttctgtgtctGAGCCCAAATTTCCTATTATTACAAGGACACTAGACATGTTGGATGAGGGTTCATATTAATaaaaaaccctatttccaaacacagtcacatgcTGAGTTACTGGGAATTAATACTTCAACATAAGACCTTAGGGGGACATAATTCCGCCTGTAACATGGGGCCGAGTAACTCACAGCTGTCCTATTCATCCCTGAGCTCATCAACCAGCCTCAGAGGATCCACAAAAGGTCACCACAAAATTCTGGTGAGTCAAGAATAGTGAATAAGCAGCAGCCCCATCCTCAGGGTCATCCTGCCTCAGTTACTCCTAGGCCTCTGCATTCACCTCACGTCCACTCTTCCCTTGGAAACCGTGGCTGCTAGATTATCCTCTCCTCCCTCAATGACTACCTCTCTTAAAACCTTTTACCTATGTCTGAGAGACCACTTCCTCCAACCTGGTGCCCAAGAAAGAGACCCAGAATTGACACCTACTCTCTTCTTCCTGACCTGTTAATAATATTACCACCAGGACAAGAATTCCCCTTCCTAAATGTGACAGAAAGCCCCACCCAATCCACCAAGCAGTCACCACCCATGTGTGTCTAATGCTGAACTCTGTCTCAAATTTCTAGACCTTTCTTCTCTGCAGCTAGATGGAACAGGTTAAGGCATGTGTAAGTTCACCTCCATCTTATgacccaaccccccccccccactgcccctaccacctcCAAAATCAAAACCCACTTCTCAGGGAGACATTCCAGGCCTGAGTCCTGCCTCCCTGCTCTGTTCTCATCAGAAGGAGACTTATATTTCCCTGAATATTCCCAGCTTGGCCTCACCTTCAAGCATCTGGCACATACTGGTACCTATGCCCTTGACGACTTGACTTTACTAATTTCTGGAATTGGGAACACCTCCATATAACCTTCAGCCTCGGTTGACGTTTCTCCAGGGTCCCAGACTAAAGGCTGGGAGAATGGCAGGTGAAGGGTCCCAGGATACCACAACCCCAGATACCACATGCATATAGGGTCATGATCAGTGAGACCCTGGGACACCCTCCCCTTACTTGTGTAGATTCTAAAAGCACTTCAACTGTTATGGGAACCAGTGGGCAGAGGTCAGTGGAGGCAGGCAACCATGGTGGAGCTCAGTGGGCTCTGGTCTCCATTATAGCTCTGCTCACCACTGGAGCAAAGAGACCTCAGGCTGTCTAAACTCTGGGATTCAGTCCTCAGTGCTGACTCTTAGCAGCTATGTGACCTGCACAAGGACTCAGTCTCCCTGTGCTTCACTGTCATCAACCCTCTCTAGTCTGTTCTTCCTTTAAAAAGCCTCTTGGAAAACTTCAGTTGTCTTCTTTGTTGAAATTCCCCACGGTTCCCAGGGCCTTCAGAATGAAGAAACAACCCCCTgagcctgccaatccaggggccACTCCATCTTAATTCTCTGTTGCCTAAAGAAACAGGTTTCCCGAATCCTCCGACCTCCAAACCTATACATCTGCCGGTCCCTTCACCTGTGACCCTCTCCCACGCGCCACCACACTGTCTGTCAGAAACGGGGCCCCAGGGCCCCACCCATGGCCGCCTCACCATCCTGGACACCGGGGCCTGGGCTGCGGGCACGGGAGCAAGCGCCCCGCACTCGGGGCTTTAGTGTCTGGTGGCGTGAGGGTGGTGAGGGCCTGGAGGATGAGCGTTTACCTGAGGTGGGTCCCTCAGCACCGCTGCCGCCATCGGAGTCTGTGGGTGGAGCAACCCAGTGCTTCAGATCCGACTCTGTGCAGCAAGGACAACAATTCCTCTTGGTCGTGTCTCCTCTTTAGTTTGGTCACCTCAGACCAGACCCAGAGCTCTGGAACCTCTGAGTAGGAAACAGACTGCCACTAGGAGAATGCCGGAAGTCCTGCCCTGACACGATGGCACGCATGGAAATGCCCCTGTCCTGGACCTTCATTGGCTCCACGCTGACGTGAATTTGCTCGCTCAGGGTCTTCTGGGCAATGTAGTTCTTACAGCAATGAATAAAACACTGaattaaagagtaaataaaacaCTGAATTAAAGCAGTGGATAAAACTCCTCTGTATATTTTATCTACTTAATGAGTTTAAATAGATGAAGATATAAAATCTTTAAGGATATTTTGAGGTATTTACTTTTTTGGCCATGgcttgcagcttgtgggatcttagttccccaaccagggctggaacccccACCCTTGGcattgaaagcacagagtcctaaccattggaccaccagggaactcccttgagGTATTTACTCTTGAATTGAGCTGCCAAAGATCACACCCGCTCTCTGTGAGAATGATTTAGTGACAGTGATTTGCTAACCTACATGTATATAAATCATTTGGTATGAAAGACGCTAAGAAGTTCTAACTAAAAATACCATGTAAACTAACAAGGGACAAGCACTCCCTACAAGTGCATGTGCATGCACAAACCATTGCATGACTTCATAAGCACTAAGAACATTTCCAAAATATGTGAATTcttgaaaaaatacaataactgcacCAAGGAAAACTTTTGGGATCTTGATTTAGAAAACATTACAAAGCTCATAATTTTCTTGGGGAAACAACAGGTTTTATATTCCAGGTAATGGAGCCCTATTTAAAGGACCATCTAGGTAAGCCACTAAGTGCTTACACAGAGCCTCTGAAGACTGAATACATTAGATAAATCCCATAGAGAAAACATTCAGATGCTCAGTTGATTAGATGATAAGACTCTCCCTGCAAAGAAGCAACTCTTACTATGAGAAAGAGTGTTTCTGCTGAATTTATCAGATACAAAGGCAGGGGACCAAAATATGCCACATTGGCATAGGGATTATCTTGAGCTGGAGGCAGATGAGAATGAACACATGCAGAAAGAAACCTTCCCAGAACATCCCTTATCTGATTAAAAGCAGAAACTTTTGAGAAATGAGGAGTCAGACCTGAGCTcctcaccaagacctggctctactcaacagcctacaaactctagtgttggatgcctcaggccaaacaaccagcaagacaggaacacagccccactcatcaaaaaaaaaaaaaaaaaaaaaaaaatgaaatgacaaaaaaatatatgttacagatgaaggagcaaggtaaaaacctacaagaccaaataaatgaagacgaaataggcaacctacatgaaaaagaattcagaataatgatagtaaagatgatccaaaatcgtgagtcgagaaaatagaagaaatgtttaacaaggacctagaagaactaaagaacaaacgggcttccctggtggcacagtggttaagaatgcacctgccaatgcaggtgacagggattcgatccctggtccaggaagatcccacatgccgcggagcaactaagcccacgggccacaactactgaagcctgtgcgcctacagcccaagcaccacaatgaagagtagctcctgctcgctgcaactagagaaaagcctgcacacagcaacaaagacccaacacagccgaaaaaataaataatttttttaaaataaagaatccgtcttgcaatgcaggggatgctggttcgatccctggttggggaactaggatcccacatgccgtggggcaactaagcccacacgctgcaactactgagccacacACTCAAGCCAgcgtgtcacaactagagagaaggccatgtgccaaaaataaataaatatttttaaaaaagaaatggaaaggagaaattccaactgacaccgcagaaataaaaaggatcataagagactactacaagcaactctatgccaataaaatggacaacctggaagaaacggacaaattcttggaaacatacaactttccaagactgaaccacgaagaattagaaaatataaacagaccaatcacaagtaatgaaattgaaactgtaattaaaaatcttccaacaaacaaaagtccaggaccaggtggctgcACAGGCGAAttccaacaaacatttagagaagagctaacacctatccttttcaaactcttccccaagctcattctacgaggccaccatcaccctgataccaaaaccagacaaagatactacaaaaaaagaaaattacagaccaatatcactgatgaacagtgatgcaaaaatcctcaacaaaatactagtaaacagaatccaacaacacattaaaaggatcatacaccatgatcaagtgggatttatcccaggatgcaaggattcttcaatatacacaaaccaatcaatgtgatacaccatattaacaaattaaagaataaaaaccatatgatcatctcaatagatgcagaaaaagcttttgacaaaattcaaaactcatttataataaaaactctccagaaagtgggcatagagggaacctacctcaacataataacaatcatatatgacaaacccacagcaaacatcattctcaatggtgaaaaactgaaagcatttcctctaagatcaggaaaaagacaaggatgtcccctcttgccactattattcaacagagttttggaagtcctagccacagaaatcagagaagaaaaagaaataaaaggaatacaaattggaaaagaagaagtaaaactgtcactgtttgcagatgacatgatactgtacatagagaatcctaaagatgccaccagaaaactactagagctaatcaatgcatttcgtaaagtagcaggatacaaaattaatgcacagaaatagaaataaaggaaacgttcccatttaccattgcaacaaaaagaataaaagacctaggaataaacctacctaaggaggtaaaagacctgtactcagaaaactataagacactgatgaaagaaatcaaagatgacacaaacagatggggagatacaccatgttcttggattggaagaatcaatattgtaaaaatgactatactacccaaaacaatctacagattcaatgcaacccctatcaaattaccaatggcatttttcacagaattagaacaaaaaatgaatcagactccctgacctcaggCTACACTACAGGGCtactacggtaatcaagacactatggtactggcacaaaaacagaaatatagatcaatggaacaggatagaaagcccagagataaacccacacacttatggtcacctaatctatgacaaaggaggccagaatatacaatggagcaaagacggcctcttcaataagaggtgctgggaaaactggacagctacatgtaaaagagtgaaattagaacactcccc
Proteins encoded in this region:
- the LOC133079078 gene encoding zinc finger protein 211-like, whose translation is MAAAVLRDPPQGSVTFEDVVVYFSWEEWGLLDEAQRCLYHDVMLENFALVTSLGCWYGMEDEEAFSVQSVSVEQMSLGKTPTPDPSIQKTHPCEKCVMAGRDILYLPEYQGLHPGQKSYTCEACGKQFWFSPNHHQHQKHNDEKPFKRDIDRASFVTTYRFHVSGKPFTCEEVGKDFLAMLNLLQHQATLKGAKPHSSSRCVESFHSGKSHYKYSEYEKLFSYEYTLFQEGQLHTRESYYDCEKPFNQSSILINCQRPDTGARSYECSECGKSFSQSYRLIQHHRSHTAARPYKCNECGKAFSYKLRLVQHLQIHTKVRPYECGECGKSFSYSSTLIKHQRVHTGARPYKCGECGNSFSQSSNLIQHQKIHSGARPYKCSECGKSFSYKCKLVQHLRIHTGERPYECGECGKSFSHSSTLNQHQRIHTGARPYKCDECEKSFSQKSNLIQHRRVHTGEKPYECGECGKSFSQSSHIIQHRKLHTR